The Geoanaerobacter pelophilus genome includes a region encoding these proteins:
- a CDS encoding DUF551 domain-containing protein gives MNATKGTAMKWIDANEKLPAESERVLLFTPYPIFGDDHACIGNKESITTCTARINRKKVTVFTHWMPLPPLPTKLTQ, from the coding sequence ATGAATGCAACGAAAGGGACGGCGATGAAATGGATCGATGCGAATGAGAAATTACCGGCAGAGTCTGAGCGGGTCCTTCTGTTTACTCCGTATCCGATATTCGGGGATGATCACGCCTGTATAGGAAATAAAGAGAGCATCACGACCTGCACTGCCAGGATAAACAGGAAAAAGGTTACTGTTTTTACTCACTGGATGCCGCTCCCGCCGCTACCAACGAAGCTGACGCAATAA
- a CDS encoding TRAP transporter large permease — translation MSTAEAALNAIPPMSKPRAAAWLFGLSAVLIGVSLYYGNVGIVFALLLALMLTGVPVSIALGLTVLTFLFLLTNVPIEAVALKLFTGIEKFEIMAIPFFILAGNFLTHGGVAKRMIAFATSMIGHFHGGLGLAGILACAMFALVCGSSVATVVAIGSIILPAMVRQGYPMRFGAGIIVCAGSLGILMLPSIPKVVYAIATNTSIGALFVAGLIPGILLTIMLCAVTWYVSKKRGYARLPKASWGERISAFRQSVWGLMLVVIIVGGIYSGVFTATEAAAMSAVYAFFISVFVYKDMGMKDVPRVLLNSANLSAMLLYIITNAVLFSFLMSHENIPQAMADWILGKDLGVVTFLIFVNVVLLLAGNVMEPSSIILIFAPILFPAAMRLGIDPVHFGILIDANMEVGLCHPPVGLNLYVASGISKLSITELTMAVMPWLCTMIVFLVIVTYWPALSIWLPKAMGMM, via the coding sequence ATGAGCACAGCAGAAGCGGCATTGAATGCCATACCTCCAATGAGCAAACCCCGCGCAGCCGCCTGGCTGTTTGGGCTTTCAGCGGTCCTGATCGGTGTCAGTCTCTACTACGGCAATGTCGGCATCGTGTTCGCACTACTCCTGGCGCTGATGCTGACCGGGGTGCCGGTTTCCATCGCCCTCGGCCTGACCGTTCTCACCTTTCTCTTTCTCCTGACCAACGTGCCGATCGAAGCGGTGGCGCTCAAGCTGTTCACCGGGATCGAGAAGTTCGAGATCATGGCCATTCCGTTCTTCATCCTGGCCGGTAACTTCCTGACCCACGGCGGCGTGGCCAAGCGGATGATCGCTTTTGCCACCAGCATGATCGGCCATTTCCACGGCGGACTGGGACTGGCCGGCATCCTTGCCTGCGCCATGTTTGCCCTGGTCTGCGGTTCCAGCGTGGCAACGGTTGTGGCGATCGGTTCGATCATCCTGCCGGCCATGGTCCGACAAGGTTACCCAATGCGCTTTGGCGCCGGCATCATCGTCTGCGCCGGTTCTCTCGGCATCCTAATGCTACCCTCGATCCCCAAAGTGGTCTACGCCATCGCGACCAACACCTCGATCGGCGCCCTCTTCGTTGCTGGCCTGATACCTGGGATACTGCTTACCATAATGCTCTGCGCCGTTACCTGGTATGTCTCCAAAAAACGGGGCTATGCCCGTCTGCCCAAAGCCAGCTGGGGTGAGCGCATCTCGGCCTTCCGTCAGAGCGTCTGGGGCCTGATGCTGGTGGTAATCATCGTCGGCGGCATCTATTCCGGCGTCTTCACCGCCACTGAGGCGGCGGCCATGTCGGCGGTGTATGCCTTCTTCATCTCGGTCTTTGTCTACAAGGACATGGGGATGAAGGATGTGCCGCGGGTACTGCTCAACTCGGCCAACCTGAGCGCCATGCTGCTCTATATCATCACCAATGCGGTGCTGTTCTCGTTCCTGATGTCCCACGAAAATATCCCACAGGCCATGGCCGACTGGATTCTCGGCAAAGACCTGGGTGTCGTGACCTTCCTGATCTTTGTCAATGTGGTGCTGCTCCTGGCGGGCAACGTAATGGAACCATCCTCCATCATCCTGATCTTTGCCCCGATCCTGTTCCCGGCTGCCATGCGCCTCGGTATCGATCCGGTCCACTTCGGCATCCTGATTGACGCCAACATGGAGGTGGGCCTGTGTCATCCGCCGGTCGGCCTCAACCTGTACGTGGCCAGCGGTATTTCCAAGCTCAGTATTACCGAGCTTACGATGGCGGTCATGCCATGGCTATGTACGATGATAGTATTTCTCGTCATCGTCACCTATTGGCCGGCACTCTCCATCTGGCTGCCGAAGGCAATGGGCATGATGTAG
- a CDS encoding TRAP transporter small permease, with amino-acid sequence MKYLDHLEEWIITFLMGAATLIIFVSIIHRYGAGLPIPGVQEWLIQVNLSWAQELCIYMFVWMAKFGAAYGVRSGIHVGVDVLVNRLPHEWRPKGVMVAIICGTIFTGIIGTLGATFVWENGMHYAVFNKLGMNVADLTEGPITPDLEWPTWIIYSAVPLGSYLMCFRFIQVGWRFLKTGHLPRHNEGHVEGIEEVTEDVPGALHDPITHEDAVTEGGTTK; translated from the coding sequence ATGAAATACCTTGATCATCTGGAGGAATGGATCATCACCTTCCTCATGGGCGCGGCAACCCTCATTATCTTTGTGTCGATCATCCATCGTTATGGCGCCGGGTTGCCCATCCCGGGCGTACAGGAGTGGCTGATCCAGGTCAACCTCAGCTGGGCCCAGGAACTGTGCATCTATATGTTCGTATGGATGGCCAAGTTCGGCGCGGCCTACGGAGTTCGCTCCGGCATCCACGTCGGCGTGGATGTGTTGGTCAACCGCCTCCCCCATGAATGGCGTCCCAAAGGGGTGATGGTGGCCATCATCTGCGGCACCATTTTCACCGGCATCATCGGCACCCTGGGCGCCACCTTTGTCTGGGAGAACGGCATGCACTACGCCGTGTTCAACAAGCTGGGAATGAATGTGGCCGATCTGACTGAAGGCCCGATCACCCCGGACCTGGAATGGCCGACCTGGATCATCTACTCGGCCGTGCCCCTCGGTTCGTACCTGATGTGTTTCCGTTTCATCCAAGTCGGCTGGCGGTTCCTAAAGACCGGCCACCTTCCGCGCCACAACGAAGGTCATGTGGAGGGGATTGAAGAAGTAACGGAAGACGTGCCGGGTGCGTTGCATGATCCCATAACCCATGAAGATGCAGTTACCGAAGGAGGTACGACGAAATGA